The Devosia sp. SD17-2 genome includes a region encoding these proteins:
- a CDS encoding penicillin-binding protein 1A, with product MFRLLGWLFGFGMFVALGGVAVAAVYLAGVTAQLPDYTVLKDYQPPVTTRVHAADGTLLAEYARERRLFQPMETVPPLVVEAFLSAEDKDFYTHGGIAFDGIVRALRDNLLARMDGNSAIQGGGSSITQQVAKNFLLTSEQTWDRKIQEAILAIRIESTFTKDRILELYLNEIFLGLNSYGVAAAALNYFDKALYQLTLSEAAYIAALPKGPNNYHPFRRPQAAIERRNWVIDRMVENGYVTPQDAAAAKDEPLNVIPRASGSQVYVAEYFTEEVRRELAKLYGEDQLYGGGLSVRTTLEPRLQEYARRALMDGLIAYDHTRGFRAPVASIELGEDWGLDVAKIRPLSDVPEWQLAVVLEVGNNQARIGLRPDNDVDGAIGPDRVEGTLSGPEIRWVSKPVQDILAVGDVVYVSPVAGKDGIYTLEQVPEIEGSLVAMDPRTGRVLAMVGGFSFAESEFNRATQALRQPGSSFKPIVYAAALDNGYTPASVVLDAPVEIRNGDGSIWRPENYAQEFYGPQTLRRGIERSRNVMTVRLARDIGMPLIAEYARMFGIYDTMQPVLAMSLGAGETTNMRMTSAYATIANGGRKIVPTLIDRIQDRYGATVYRHDNRLCDGCSAADWHGQGEPRIVDNREQVLDPMTAYQITSMMEGVVQRGTGTAARALNRPVAGKTGTTNDYKDAWFVGFTPELAVGIYVGFDQPRSMGSSSTGGGMVVPIFTNFMAKALAGRPPTPFNVPPGMTTAWINPNSGAKAFEGEASIKEAFKPGTGPNQLTSVIGIDVNAYDAAARQQNMQQQYNSGITQPSGGNGTFMDPTVRRRTLF from the coding sequence TCAAGGACTACCAGCCGCCGGTAACGACGCGCGTGCACGCGGCTGACGGGACCCTGCTGGCCGAATACGCGCGCGAGCGCCGCCTTTTCCAGCCGATGGAGACTGTGCCGCCGCTCGTCGTCGAAGCGTTCCTCTCAGCGGAGGACAAGGATTTCTACACGCACGGCGGTATCGCCTTTGACGGTATCGTCCGCGCCTTGCGCGACAATCTCCTCGCTCGCATGGATGGCAACAGTGCCATTCAGGGTGGCGGTTCGAGCATTACCCAGCAGGTCGCCAAGAACTTCCTGCTCACCTCCGAGCAGACCTGGGACCGCAAGATCCAGGAAGCCATTCTCGCTATCCGCATCGAGTCGACCTTCACCAAGGATCGGATTCTCGAGCTCTATCTCAACGAGATTTTTCTCGGTCTCAATTCCTATGGCGTCGCGGCAGCGGCCCTCAATTACTTCGACAAGGCCCTCTATCAACTGACGCTGAGCGAAGCCGCCTATATCGCGGCGCTGCCCAAGGGCCCGAACAACTACCATCCTTTCCGCCGCCCGCAGGCCGCTATCGAGCGCCGCAATTGGGTCATCGATCGAATGGTGGAAAATGGCTATGTCACGCCACAGGATGCCGCTGCAGCCAAGGATGAGCCCCTCAACGTCATCCCACGCGCCTCGGGCAGCCAAGTCTATGTGGCCGAGTATTTCACCGAGGAAGTCCGTCGCGAACTGGCCAAGCTCTATGGCGAGGACCAGCTTTATGGCGGCGGCCTGTCGGTGCGCACCACGCTTGAGCCGCGCCTGCAGGAATATGCCCGCCGGGCACTGATGGATGGCCTGATCGCCTACGACCATACCCGGGGCTTCCGGGCGCCAGTCGCCAGCATCGAACTTGGCGAAGACTGGGGCCTCGATGTCGCGAAAATCCGCCCGCTGAGCGACGTGCCGGAATGGCAGCTCGCGGTCGTGCTTGAGGTCGGCAACAACCAGGCTCGAATTGGCCTGCGCCCAGATAATGACGTGGATGGCGCAATCGGCCCGGACCGCGTTGAGGGCACATTGTCCGGTCCCGAAATTCGCTGGGTTTCCAAGCCGGTACAGGACATTCTTGCTGTTGGTGATGTTGTCTATGTCTCGCCAGTCGCGGGCAAGGACGGCATCTACACACTTGAGCAAGTCCCTGAGATTGAGGGCTCGCTGGTTGCCATGGATCCGCGGACCGGCCGTGTGCTGGCCATGGTCGGCGGTTTCTCCTTTGCAGAATCCGAATTCAACCGGGCTACCCAAGCGCTGCGTCAGCCGGGCTCGTCTTTCAAGCCGATCGTCTATGCCGCAGCTCTCGACAATGGCTATACGCCGGCATCCGTGGTGCTGGATGCCCCCGTCGAAATCCGCAACGGCGACGGCTCCATCTGGCGTCCGGAAAACTATGCGCAGGAATTCTACGGCCCGCAGACGCTGCGCCGCGGGATCGAACGTAGCCGTAACGTCATGACAGTCCGTCTGGCCCGCGACATCGGCATGCCGCTGATTGCGGAATATGCCCGCATGTTTGGCATCTACGATACCATGCAGCCTGTGCTTGCCATGTCGCTGGGGGCCGGTGAAACGACAAACATGCGCATGACGTCTGCTTATGCCACCATCGCCAATGGTGGCCGGAAGATCGTGCCGACGCTCATCGACCGTATTCAGGATCGCTATGGCGCGACCGTCTATCGTCACGACAATCGTTTGTGCGACGGTTGTTCCGCTGCCGACTGGCATGGTCAGGGCGAGCCGCGCATCGTTGACAATCGCGAGCAGGTGCTCGATCCGATGACGGCCTACCAGATCACCTCGATGATGGAAGGCGTTGTGCAGCGCGGTACCGGCACTGCAGCACGCGCGCTCAATCGCCCTGTGGCCGGCAAGACCGGCACGACCAACGACTATAAGGATGCCTGGTTTGTCGGCTTCACGCCCGAACTCGCCGTTGGCATCTATGTTGGCTTCGACCAGCCGCGTTCCATGGGCTCGTCCTCCACCGGCGGCGGCATGGTTGTGCCCATCTTCACCAATTTCATGGCCAAGGCACTGGCAGGTCGTCCCCCTACGCCTTTCAATGTCCCGCCGGGCATGACCACGGCTTGGATCAACCCGAACTCGGGTGCGAAGGCATTTGAGGGTGAGGCGTCGATCAAGGAAGCGTTCAAGCCCGGCACCGGGCCGAACCAGCTGACCTCGGTCATCGGCATCGACGTCAATGCCTATGATGCAGCTGCGCGCCAGCAGAACATGCAGCAGCAGTACAATAGCGGAATCACCCAGCCCAGCGGCGGCAATGGCACCTTTATGGATCCCACCGTGCGCCGCAGGACGCTATTCTAG